One region of Dehalococcoidia bacterium genomic DNA includes:
- a CDS encoding FGGY-family carbohydrate kinase — protein sequence MAEKKYVIAIDSGTQSVRAVIFDRQGNQVAIEQAEHEPYFSLQPGWAEQNSQDYWDKLCFCTKGVMAKAKIPADEITGLGITTQRSASFPVDREGNPLRPAIIWLDQRVTENAPPISAKARLIFSAMGLGDAMDKAHRESKFLWIQQHEPEIYKNTYKFLQISGWLVKKITGEFKDSLGMMVGAWPMDYKALKWHALDLAYETLAVKREHCVDLFPPDTVLGHVTKKAAEETGLPEGLPVVVGAGDKQSELLGAGAIDPSIAVISYGTATCMEVISYKYISEKHMKFYTWPSALPNAWNLEMFIFRGFWMVTWFKQEFGHREALEAEKRGVEPEVVLDEVISKIPPGSLGLMLQPYWTPMIYDKYAKGCIIGFGEVHTRAHIYRAILEGIGYELKRMYEETRRKTGIPVKEIRVGGGGSKSDVAVQIAADLFNLPVSRMGTSEICALGAAIDAAVGTGMFGSFKEAVDSMVKKGKTFQPDPASHRVYQALYEDVYLKTHKSLEPQYRRIAEITGYPVIYKPSK from the coding sequence ATGGCTGAGAAAAAATATGTGATCGCGATCGATTCGGGCACGCAGAGCGTGCGCGCGGTGATCTTCGACCGTCAGGGCAACCAGGTGGCCATCGAGCAGGCCGAGCACGAGCCCTATTTCTCGCTGCAGCCCGGCTGGGCCGAGCAGAACTCGCAGGACTACTGGGACAAATTGTGCTTTTGTACTAAAGGCGTGATGGCCAAAGCCAAGATACCGGCCGACGAGATCACGGGACTGGGCATCACCACCCAGCGGTCGGCCTCCTTCCCCGTGGACCGCGAGGGCAACCCGCTGCGCCCGGCCATCATCTGGCTGGACCAGCGCGTCACAGAGAACGCACCGCCCATCAGCGCCAAAGCGCGCCTGATATTCAGCGCCATGGGGCTGGGGGACGCCATGGACAAGGCGCACCGCGAGTCCAAGTTCCTCTGGATACAGCAGCACGAGCCCGAGATATATAAGAATACCTACAAGTTCCTGCAGATCTCCGGCTGGCTGGTCAAGAAGATCACTGGCGAGTTCAAGGACTCGCTGGGCATGATGGTGGGCGCCTGGCCCATGGACTACAAGGCGCTCAAATGGCACGCCCTGGACCTGGCCTACGAGACTCTGGCGGTCAAAAGGGAGCACTGCGTGGACCTCTTCCCTCCCGATACCGTGCTGGGACATGTCACCAAAAAGGCCGCCGAGGAGACGGGACTGCCCGAGGGGCTGCCCGTGGTGGTGGGCGCGGGGGACAAGCAGTCGGAGCTGCTGGGCGCGGGCGCCATCGACCCCTCCATCGCCGTGATCAGCTACGGCACGGCCACCTGCATGGAGGTGATCAGCTATAAGTACATCTCCGAGAAGCATATGAAGTTCTATACCTGGCCCTCGGCCCTGCCCAACGCCTGGAACCTGGAGATGTTCATCTTCCGGGGATTCTGGATGGTGACCTGGTTCAAGCAGGAGTTCGGACACCGCGAGGCGCTGGAGGCGGAGAAGCGCGGCGTCGAGCCGGAGGTTGTGCTGGACGAGGTGATCAGCAAGATACCGCCCGGTTCGCTGGGGCTGATGCTGCAGCCCTACTGGACGCCCATGATCTACGACAAGTACGCCAAAGGCTGCATCATCGGCTTCGGAGAAGTGCATACGCGCGCCCACATCTACCGCGCCATACTGGAGGGCATCGGCTACGAATTGAAGCGCATGTACGAGGAAACGCGCAGGAAGACGGGCATCCCCGTCAAGGAGATACGCGTGGGCGGGGGAGGCTCCAAGAGCGACGTGGCCGTGCAGATCGCCGCCGACCTCTTCAACCTGCCCGTCTCGCGCATGGGCACCTCCGAGATCTGCGCGCTGGGCGCCGCTATCGACGCGGCCGTGGGCACGGGCATGTTCGGCTCTTTCAAGGAGGCGGTGGACTCGATGGTCAAGAAGGGCAAGACCTTCCAGCCGGACCCGGCCAGCCACCGCGTCTACCAGGCGCTGTACGAGGACGTATACCTCAAGACCCATAAATCGCTGGAGCCGCAGTACCGCAGGATAGCCGAGATCACCGGCTACCCGGTGATCTACAAGCCGTCTAAGTAG
- a CDS encoding family 1 glycosylhydrolase, with protein sequence MSGMLIAVIIIAALAAAYIILVMSLRDRQLNLKFDFDKLKQAPLRFGKDFLWGSATASHQIEGGCDNNNWFQFESAVNEQGQPRILEGQKAGVCCDAWNRYKEDVRLMKDIGLNSYRFSVEWSKIEPRPGEFDEAVLDHYVKEVDEMLANGIEPMVTLHHFTNPIWFEDKGAFLQDDSPAVFTRFAERVVRKLAPKVKFWCTINEPAIYAVLSYFSAEFPPARTDAKQAAVVYRNQLLAHVECYNVIKKIRPDAQVGLVVHVALFDPPHQWNLLDLLIARMLNNNMNNSHFTFLVDGNFKFTLPGVVDERYRGAQKDTFDFVGLNYYTNHYRVFRPFNKEQFLEITKVPKEELTDMGWTVYPEGLYRALKLIASYTSKPIYITENGIADAADTKRGKYIEDHLLVINKAIADGIDVRGYMYWSLMDNFEWAHGFKARFGLYHVDFDTCKRTLYQGSRKYTEIIKAASKAT encoded by the coding sequence ATGAGCGGCATGTTGATAGCAGTCATAATTATCGCGGCGCTGGCCGCAGCCTACATCATCCTGGTGATGAGCTTAAGAGATCGCCAGCTCAATCTCAAGTTCGATTTCGACAAGCTGAAGCAGGCCCCTCTGCGCTTCGGCAAGGATTTTCTATGGGGCAGCGCCACGGCCTCCCACCAGATCGAGGGCGGCTGCGACAACAACAACTGGTTCCAGTTCGAGTCCGCCGTGAACGAGCAGGGCCAACCGCGCATACTCGAGGGCCAGAAGGCAGGTGTGTGCTGCGATGCCTGGAACCGCTACAAAGAGGACGTGCGGTTGATGAAGGACATCGGCCTCAACTCCTACCGATTCTCAGTGGAGTGGAGCAAGATCGAGCCCAGGCCGGGTGAGTTCGACGAAGCCGTGCTGGACCACTATGTGAAGGAAGTGGACGAGATGCTGGCCAACGGCATCGAGCCCATGGTCACGCTGCACCACTTCACCAATCCCATCTGGTTCGAGGACAAAGGCGCTTTTCTGCAGGACGATTCGCCCGCCGTATTCACGCGCTTCGCCGAACGCGTCGTGCGGAAGCTGGCGCCCAAGGTGAAATTCTGGTGCACTATCAACGAGCCGGCCATCTATGCCGTGCTGAGCTATTTCAGCGCCGAGTTCCCGCCGGCGCGCACGGACGCCAAACAGGCGGCCGTCGTCTATCGCAACCAGCTGCTGGCGCATGTGGAATGCTATAACGTGATAAAGAAGATCAGGCCGGACGCGCAGGTGGGGCTGGTGGTGCACGTGGCGCTGTTCGATCCGCCGCACCAGTGGAACCTGCTGGACCTGCTGATCGCGCGCATGCTCAACAACAACATGAACAACTCGCACTTCACGTTCCTGGTTGACGGGAACTTCAAATTCACCCTGCCGGGGGTTGTCGACGAAAGATACCGGGGCGCGCAGAAGGACACCTTCGATTTCGTGGGGCTCAACTATTACACCAACCACTACCGCGTCTTCAGGCCCTTCAACAAAGAGCAGTTCCTCGAGATCACCAAAGTGCCCAAAGAGGAGCTGACCGATATGGGATGGACCGTCTACCCGGAGGGGCTGTACCGCGCTCTCAAACTCATAGCATCCTACACGTCCAAGCCCATCTACATCACCGAGAACGGCATCGCCGACGCCGCCGATACCAAGCGGGGCAAGTATATCGAGGACCACCTGCTGGTGATCAACAAGGCCATCGCGGACGGCATCGACGTGCGGGGCTACATGTACTGGAGCCTGATGGACAACTTCGAATGGGCCCACGGCTTCAAGGCCAGGTTCGGCCTGTACCATGTGGACTTCGACACCTGCAAGCGCACCCTCTACCAGGGCAGCCGCAAATACACCGAGATAATCAAGGCCGCTTCGAAGGCTACTTAG
- a CDS encoding L-fucose/L-arabinose isomerase family protein, giving the protein MEDIKIGFVPAHREPFDDDWAVNMRKRCLAALARIKGLEVIVPHAKLTKGGLVRDDGDADKAIKLFRERKIDGLVIGTMTFGDEVSALAVASAFRNVPLLLFGTKEGDFTADGGRRSDSFCGTLAVSSGLHRRKIPFLFSGILFPEEASFRADIENFMAVCSIVKGFMGARIGLVGPRPERFETCISNEDALLNNFNQRVVPTSILDIMLRLEKLKENAPELKNIIGAMKKEIDLSGVKPEKVRTIAGLQLALKQFADEKGLSALAVQCWTAIQEAYGISACYALGRVTDSGLMTACEVDVYGALTMLIQNLASFKAARPHFIDWTIRHQTKKNLFLSWHCGNAPPSLACRAQGIAIHPHSILSKPLGKERAMGTAEFQLKPGVVTLCRLTELDGEFKMLVTTGEIVESAQRLRGSWSWVKVPDLDGLYMTLVEEGFTHHASQVHGDYTMPIEDACDFLGIEVVRV; this is encoded by the coding sequence ATGGAAGATATTAAGATAGGTTTCGTGCCCGCCCATCGTGAGCCGTTCGACGATGACTGGGCGGTGAACATGCGCAAAAGGTGCCTGGCCGCCCTGGCCCGTATCAAAGGCCTCGAAGTCATAGTTCCCCACGCGAAGCTGACAAAGGGAGGCCTGGTGCGCGACGACGGCGACGCCGACAAGGCCATTAAGCTATTCCGGGAACGTAAAATAGACGGGCTGGTCATCGGCACCATGACCTTCGGGGACGAGGTGTCGGCGCTGGCCGTGGCTTCAGCCTTCCGCAACGTCCCCTTATTGCTTTTCGGCACCAAGGAGGGGGATTTCACCGCCGACGGCGGGCGCAGGTCGGACTCGTTCTGCGGCACGCTGGCGGTATCCTCCGGGCTGCACCGCAGGAAGATTCCCTTCCTTTTCAGCGGCATACTTTTCCCCGAGGAAGCAAGCTTCAGAGCGGACATAGAGAATTTCATGGCCGTCTGCTCCATCGTCAAAGGTTTCATGGGGGCGCGCATCGGCCTGGTGGGTCCCCGGCCGGAGCGCTTCGAGACCTGCATCAGCAACGAAGACGCGCTGCTGAACAACTTCAACCAGAGGGTGGTGCCGACATCCATACTGGATATCATGCTGCGCCTGGAGAAGCTCAAGGAGAACGCCCCCGAGCTCAAGAATATAATCGGCGCGATGAAAAAGGAGATCGACCTCTCGGGCGTCAAGCCCGAAAAGGTCAGGACGATAGCGGGGCTGCAGTTGGCTCTTAAACAATTCGCCGACGAGAAAGGGCTGTCGGCCCTGGCTGTCCAGTGCTGGACCGCCATACAGGAAGCCTACGGCATCTCGGCCTGCTATGCCCTGGGACGCGTGACCGACAGCGGCCTGATGACGGCCTGCGAGGTGGACGTTTACGGCGCGCTGACCATGCTGATACAGAACCTGGCCTCCTTTAAAGCGGCGCGGCCGCATTTTATAGACTGGACCATCCGGCACCAGACCAAAAAGAACCTCTTCCTCTCCTGGCACTGCGGCAACGCGCCTCCCTCGCTGGCCTGCAGGGCGCAGGGGATAGCCATACACCCGCACAGCATACTGAGCAAGCCGCTGGGTAAGGAACGCGCGATGGGAACAGCCGAGTTCCAGCTCAAGCCCGGCGTCGTGACGTTGTGCCGCCTGACGGAACTGGACGGCGAATTCAAGATGCTGGTCACGACGGGAGAGATCGTGGAATCGGCCCAGCGCCTGAGGGGCTCATGGAGCTGGGTCAAGGTGCCCGACCTGGACGGGCTCTATATGACGCTGGTGGAAGAGGGATTCACGCACCATGCCAGCCAGGTCCACGGGGACTATACAATGCCCATCGAGGATGCCTGCGATTTCCTGGGCATTGAAGTCGTCCGCGTTTGA